A genomic region of Barnesiella viscericola DSM 18177 contains the following coding sequences:
- a CDS encoding FtsL-like putative cell division protein, with protein MAKKTKDEKIGFIKYLKMAVQGRIFSLDFFRSHWGFIASVVFLFCLSIANRYVCQTKLETIKELRFELTNAKTERVRAAARYMGLVRHSRIVTLVNENRLGLEIPDTPPVKLRPTDGDKE; from the coding sequence ATGGCTAAGAAAACAAAGGACGAAAAGATAGGATTCATCAAGTATCTGAAAATGGCGGTTCAGGGACGCATCTTCTCCCTGGATTTTTTCAGGTCGCACTGGGGCTTCATCGCTTCGGTGGTTTTTCTTTTTTGCCTGTCGATTGCCAACCGGTATGTGTGCCAGACCAAGTTGGAGACGATTAAAGAGCTGCGGTTCGAACTCACCAACGCCAAGACCGAGCGGGTGCGTGCTGCTGCCCGCTACATGGGGTTGGTGCGCCACTCGCGCATTGTCACCCTGGTGAACGAGAACCGGTTGGGCCTCGAAATACCCGATACTCCTCCTGTAAAATTGAGACCGACAGATGGAGACAAGGAATAA
- the rsmH gene encoding 16S rRNA (cytosine(1402)-N(4))-methyltransferase RsmH has product MELQSAVYHIPALLEECIDGLAVKPDGTYVDVTFGGGGHSRAILSRLGEGGRLFSLDQDEDARRNSLDDERFTFVHSNFRYLKNFMRYYGVEQVDGILADLGVSFHHFDDSERGFSFRFEGPLDMRMNQRALQTAAQVVASYSEEQLADLFFLYGELKSARRIASAIVSARATSPLTTTEQLLEVVRPYVNRKQEKKELAQLFQALRIEVNREMESLRRLLEQSVELLPPGGRLVILTYHSLEDRMVKNFIRTGNVEGRAEQDFFGRIEAPFRAVNHKVIVPDEAEIERNPRSRSAKLRIAERV; this is encoded by the coding sequence ATGGAACTGCAATCGGCTGTGTATCATATACCTGCACTTCTCGAAGAGTGCATCGACGGATTGGCTGTCAAACCCGACGGAACCTATGTCGATGTCACTTTCGGCGGGGGAGGCCATTCGCGCGCGATTTTGTCACGTCTGGGCGAAGGGGGACGGCTCTTCTCGCTCGACCAGGACGAGGATGCCCGGCGCAACAGTCTCGACGATGAGCGGTTCACGTTTGTCCACAGCAATTTCAGGTATCTGAAAAACTTCATGCGCTACTATGGCGTGGAGCAGGTCGACGGGATTTTGGCCGATTTGGGTGTCTCGTTTCACCATTTCGACGACTCGGAGCGGGGATTCTCGTTCCGGTTCGAGGGTCCGCTCGACATGCGTATGAACCAGCGGGCTTTGCAGACGGCCGCCCAAGTGGTGGCCTCGTATAGCGAGGAGCAGCTGGCCGACCTCTTTTTTCTGTATGGCGAGTTGAAGAGCGCCCGTCGCATCGCCTCGGCCATCGTGTCGGCCCGGGCCACGTCGCCCCTTACGACAACCGAGCAGTTGCTCGAAGTGGTGCGCCCCTATGTCAACCGCAAGCAGGAGAAGAAAGAGTTGGCCCAACTCTTCCAGGCTCTGCGCATCGAGGTGAACCGCGAGATGGAGAGCTTGCGCCGCCTGTTGGAGCAGTCGGTCGAATTGCTCCCTCCCGGGGGACGGCTGGTAATACTTACCTACCACTCGCTGGAAGACCGCATGGTCAAGAACTTCATTCGCACGGGAAATGTCGAGGGGCGTGCCGAGCAGGATTTCTTCGGCCGCATAGAGGCTCCGTTCCGGGCGGTCAACCACAAGGTGATTGTGCCCGACGAGGCCGAAATCGAACGCAATCCCCGGTCGCGCAGTGCCAAATTGAGAATAGCAGAGAGGGTATAA
- a CDS encoding 1-acyl-sn-glycerol-3-phosphate acyltransferase: MSSEPLKIDIEKVVREKTPKYAKRIPGFLFRYLKRTIHQDEINYVLSTYKDSTGVQFADDLLDYMNVHANVIGIENIPAEGRFIFASNHPLGALDGVTLIRFFGHYYNGKIKFLVNDLLMNIKPLEPVFLPINKYGSQAKESSVQINKAYESDEQMLIFPAGLCSRLQHGQIRDLEWKKTFIAKAIQSQRDIIPIYFEGQNSAFFYRFAKIRKSLGIKFNIELIYLPDEMFSSKNKTFNIYIGKPIPWQTFDKSKSLQEWAQVVKEQVYQIKNQSHGTDYRAR; the protein is encoded by the coding sequence ATGAGTTCCGAACCTCTGAAAATCGATATTGAGAAAGTAGTCAGGGAAAAGACGCCCAAATATGCCAAGAGAATCCCGGGATTCCTTTTCCGTTATCTGAAACGGACCATTCACCAGGACGAGATAAACTACGTCCTCAGCACCTACAAGGATAGTACCGGTGTACAGTTTGCCGACGACCTGCTCGACTACATGAACGTACATGCCAACGTCATCGGCATCGAGAACATTCCGGCCGAGGGACGTTTCATCTTTGCCTCGAACCACCCGCTGGGGGCCCTCGACGGAGTCACTCTCATTCGGTTTTTCGGCCACTACTACAACGGGAAAATCAAATTTCTCGTCAACGACCTGTTGATGAATATCAAGCCGTTGGAGCCGGTATTCCTGCCCATCAACAAATACGGGTCACAGGCCAAGGAGTCGAGCGTACAGATTAACAAGGCCTACGAGTCGGACGAGCAGATGCTCATCTTCCCCGCCGGACTCTGCTCCCGCCTGCAACACGGGCAGATACGGGATTTGGAGTGGAAAAAGACCTTTATCGCCAAGGCAATCCAATCGCAACGAGACATTATCCCCATCTATTTCGAGGGCCAAAATTCAGCCTTTTTTTATCGATTTGCTAAAATACGTAAATCGCTCGGCATAAAATTCAACATAGAATTGATATATTTGCCCGACGAAATGTTCAGTAGCAAAAACAAAACGTTCAACATATACATTGGCAAGCCTATCCCCTGGCAAACCTTCGACAAATCCAAGAGTCTTCAAGAGTGGGCCCAGGTGGTGAAAGAGCAAGTCTATCAGATTAAAAACCAATCTCATGGAACCGATTATCGCGCCCGTTGA
- a CDS encoding GNAT family N-acetyltransferase, which yields MEPIIAPVDKELIKSELTPERFMRDTRKGGNKIYIVDCNNAPNTMREIGRLREIAFRYPGGGTGKALDIDEFDTMDPPCQQLIVWNPDAEEIIGGYRFILGENIRQDEQGRPRIATSHLFEFSDKFLHEYLPRTIELGRSFVTLEYQSSRAGAKGLFALDNLWDGLGALTIDYPQTEYFFGKVTMYPTYSHEGRNMILYFLNKHFPDPEHLVWPRHPLETNTDEEKMSRLFIHDDFKEDYKILNQEVRKLGYNIPPLVNAYMGLSPTMKMFGTAINDEFGNVEESGILIAIKEIIEEKRSRYIETYDKLPPIKIS from the coding sequence ATGGAACCGATTATCGCGCCCGTTGACAAAGAGCTAATCAAATCGGAGTTGACCCCCGAACGATTCATGCGGGATACCCGCAAGGGCGGCAACAAAATATATATTGTCGATTGCAACAACGCACCCAACACCATGCGCGAGATAGGACGGCTGCGCGAAATAGCCTTCCGCTATCCGGGAGGCGGTACGGGCAAAGCGCTGGACATCGACGAGTTTGACACGATGGACCCGCCGTGCCAGCAACTCATCGTATGGAACCCCGATGCTGAGGAGATCATAGGCGGCTACCGGTTCATTTTGGGCGAGAACATTCGTCAGGACGAGCAGGGACGTCCCCGCATCGCCACCTCGCACCTCTTCGAGTTCTCCGACAAGTTCCTGCACGAATACCTGCCCCGCACCATCGAGCTGGGACGCTCGTTCGTCACCCTCGAATACCAGTCGTCACGGGCCGGTGCCAAGGGGCTCTTCGCCCTCGACAACCTGTGGGACGGATTAGGCGCACTCACCATCGACTATCCCCAGACCGAATATTTCTTCGGGAAGGTGACCATGTACCCCACCTACTCGCACGAGGGGCGCAACATGATTCTCTATTTCCTCAACAAGCACTTCCCCGACCCCGAGCACCTCGTGTGGCCACGTCACCCGCTGGAAACCAATACCGACGAGGAGAAGATGAGTCGTCTCTTTATCCACGACGACTTCAAGGAGGACTACAAGATTCTGAACCAGGAGGTACGCAAGCTCGGCTACAACATTCCCCCGCTGGTCAACGCCTACATGGGACTGTCGCCCACGATGAAGATGTTCGGCACGGCCATCAACGACGAGTTCGGCAACGTAGAGGAGTCGGGTATCCTCATCGCGATAAAAGAGATTATCGAGGAGAAACGAAGCCGCTACATCGAGACCTACGACAAACTGCCTCCGATCAAGATATCGTAG
- a CDS encoding WG repeat-containing protein, with protein sequence MKMCSLLSAALLLLFCQCGGNDSYILTETDCIPAFAGDSCLYIDRDDEPRFVGPYADASLFYDDLALVRHAADGKWGYIDDSGELVYPAVYTAATIFHENRAWVVRPDEAPCAIDTKGRLQLTLTQASKVMIFCEGMAAFAQKGKRGERWGFIDKSGKAVIKPIYRAVKPFAHGLAAVQDEKGRWGYVDPLGVETIPPHYEAAESFSAHRQAVVQVQEGVFRVIDLQGDSIWQTDCEELVSDGTLFRIKRAGQWGWCDAKGKEMIAPAFDDSRAFGQADLAPVKQQGKWGYIDRKGHWKIKRQFTDAQPFFDGLALVQAGTFYGFIDPDGHYRINPQYDRIAADYRQQALGAGSAFTTVSSDHARYK encoded by the coding sequence ATGAAAATGTGTTCTCTCCTGTCCGCCGCACTGCTCCTTCTTTTCTGTCAATGCGGCGGCAATGATTCGTATATACTCACCGAGACCGACTGCATACCGGCTTTCGCCGGCGACTCCTGCCTCTACATCGACCGCGACGACGAGCCCCGTTTCGTAGGCCCGTATGCCGACGCCTCGCTCTTCTACGACGACCTGGCGCTGGTGCGTCATGCAGCCGACGGGAAATGGGGCTATATCGACGACTCGGGCGAACTGGTCTACCCAGCCGTCTACACCGCTGCCACCATCTTCCACGAAAACCGGGCCTGGGTGGTGCGCCCCGACGAGGCCCCTTGTGCCATCGACACCAAAGGACGTCTGCAACTCACCCTCACCCAAGCCTCCAAAGTCATGATTTTCTGCGAAGGAATGGCCGCTTTTGCCCAAAAGGGGAAACGCGGCGAACGATGGGGTTTCATCGACAAGAGCGGGAAGGCGGTTATCAAACCTATCTATCGGGCGGTAAAACCTTTTGCTCACGGACTGGCTGCCGTACAGGACGAGAAGGGCCGATGGGGCTATGTCGACCCACTGGGGGTTGAGACAATACCACCGCATTACGAGGCTGCCGAGTCGTTCTCGGCTCACCGCCAGGCTGTCGTGCAAGTTCAGGAGGGTGTTTTCCGGGTCATCGACCTGCAAGGCGACTCCATCTGGCAGACCGACTGCGAGGAGCTGGTCTCCGACGGCACCCTCTTCCGCATCAAGCGGGCAGGACAATGGGGCTGGTGCGACGCCAAGGGCAAAGAGATGATCGCCCCCGCCTTCGACGACAGCCGGGCATTCGGGCAGGCCGACCTGGCACCCGTGAAGCAACAGGGAAAATGGGGATATATCGACCGCAAAGGTCACTGGAAAATCAAGCGTCAGTTCACCGATGCGCAACCCTTCTTCGACGGATTGGCTCTCGTGCAGGCCGGGACCTTCTACGGCTTTATCGACCCCGACGGGCATTACCGCATCAACCCGCAATACGACCGCATAGCCGCCGATTACCGACAGCAGGCGCTGGGTGCAGGCAGTGCCTTCACCACCGTGAGCAGCGACCACGCCCGCTACAAATAG
- a CDS encoding GIN domain-containing protein gives MMKKIFAMLAVCLATVVGAQAVETSVRQLSVDDFYKMKVYNNFDVSYRQNADSAGVVVVMAATGDLDNIEVASKKGVLTIKYKGSCDKNQMQGSVIVYSTALEYVENNGIGLVQIVSPITGAAFQAKVIGNGSIMGRQIDYGIVKASVLTGSGKVSLTGKCREAELSVTGSGQIEADGLEARDVNCRIMGNGVIGCHAREKLSAWATGNGEVYYRGTPEIKKNSLGELSVRSLEGK, from the coding sequence ATGATGAAGAAGATATTTGCCATGCTGGCCGTATGCCTTGCCACGGTTGTGGGAGCGCAGGCCGTGGAGACCTCGGTGAGACAACTCTCGGTCGATGATTTCTACAAGATGAAGGTATATAACAATTTCGACGTGTCGTACCGGCAGAATGCCGATTCGGCCGGGGTTGTCGTCGTGATGGCGGCAACCGGCGACCTGGACAACATCGAGGTTGCTTCCAAGAAGGGCGTGCTCACGATCAAGTACAAGGGCTCGTGCGACAAGAATCAAATGCAGGGCTCGGTCATCGTCTACTCCACCGCGTTGGAGTATGTCGAGAATAACGGCATCGGTCTGGTGCAGATTGTGTCGCCCATTACCGGCGCCGCGTTTCAGGCCAAGGTGATAGGGAACGGCTCGATTATGGGTCGGCAAATCGACTACGGAATCGTGAAAGCTTCGGTATTGACCGGCAGTGGCAAGGTGTCGCTCACGGGCAAATGTCGGGAGGCCGAGTTGTCGGTAACCGGTTCCGGACAAATCGAGGCCGACGGTTTGGAGGCCCGCGACGTGAACTGCCGCATCATGGGCAACGGGGTGATTGGTTGTCATGCCCGTGAGAAGTTGTCGGCCTGGGCTACCGGTAACGGCGAGGTCTATTACCGGGGAACGCCCGAAATCAAGAAGAACTCGCTGGGCGAACTCTCCGTGCGTTCGCTCGAAGGGAAATAA
- the dusB gene encoding tRNA dihydrouridine synthase DusB — protein sequence MKIGNLDFGQYPLFLAPMEDVTDESFRLMCKEFGADMVYTEFVSSDALVRNINSTTRKLNIHDEERPVAIQIYGRFVDAMVEAARLCEAAHPDVLDINFGCPVKKVAGKGAGAGMLRDIPLMLKITRAVVDAVKIPVTVKTRLGWDQDSRIIVELAEQLQDCGIAALTIHGRTRSQMYTGEADWTLIGEVKNNPRMHIPIIGNGDVTTPQIAKEKFDRYGVDAVMVGRASFGCPWIFKEMKHYLLTGELLPPLTIHEKMEALRRQMLESVARLDEHRGILHIRRHLAATPLFKGIPNFRETRIAMLQADTVESLTAILDRIEYEILPNQPV from the coding sequence ATGAAAATAGGTAATCTCGATTTTGGACAATATCCGCTGTTCCTGGCACCGATGGAAGATGTGACCGATGAGTCTTTCCGGCTGATGTGCAAGGAGTTCGGCGCCGATATGGTCTACACGGAGTTTGTGTCGAGCGATGCGCTGGTGCGGAATATCAATAGCACCACCCGCAAATTGAACATTCACGACGAGGAGCGTCCCGTGGCCATTCAGATTTATGGCCGTTTTGTCGACGCGATGGTCGAGGCTGCCCGCTTGTGTGAAGCGGCTCACCCCGATGTGCTCGACATTAATTTCGGCTGCCCGGTCAAGAAGGTGGCCGGCAAGGGGGCTGGTGCCGGCATGTTGAGGGATATACCGCTCATGCTCAAAATCACCCGGGCCGTGGTCGATGCGGTGAAGATACCTGTCACGGTGAAGACCCGTCTGGGGTGGGATCAGGACTCGCGCATCATCGTCGAGCTGGCCGAGCAGTTGCAGGATTGCGGTATTGCCGCCCTGACCATACACGGCCGCACTCGCAGTCAGATGTACACCGGCGAGGCCGACTGGACACTTATCGGCGAGGTGAAGAACAACCCCCGCATGCACATTCCCATTATCGGGAACGGCGATGTGACCACCCCGCAGATTGCCAAGGAGAAGTTCGACCGCTACGGGGTCGATGCCGTGATGGTGGGACGTGCCAGCTTCGGGTGCCCCTGGATTTTCAAGGAGATGAAACACTATCTGCTCACCGGCGAACTGTTGCCACCGCTCACGATACACGAGAAGATGGAGGCGCTGCGCCGGCAGATGCTCGAGAGTGTGGCCCGGCTCGACGAACACCGGGGTATCCTGCACATTCGTCGACATTTGGCGGCTACCCCCCTGTTCAAGGGGATTCCCAATTTCAGGGAGACTCGCATCGCCATGTTGCAGGCCGATACGGTGGAGTCGCTCACGGCGATTCTCGACCGGATAGAATATGAAATATTACCCAATCAACCCGTATAA
- a CDS encoding M16 family metallopeptidase, producing the protein MEEYQICTLPNGLRLIHRPTQSAVSYCGFTVNAGTRDEDEAYNGLAHFVEHTLFKGTTHRRASHILNRMEVVGGELNAYTAKEETVVYTIFPGVHLPRAMELLGDLVADSQFPERELAKEREVVADEINLYLDTPTELIYDEFESLLFEGCSLGRNILGSVESLNGMTSAVARRFLTDYYTPGNMVFFFMGATPFARVKALAERYLGGLTRPTKAMNRRLPSPVPAFTRTIGRDTHQSHVIIGARAYDLHDPRRRALLLLNNLLGGPGMNSVLNVSLREKRGYVYTVESSVTSYTDTGVFTIYFGTDHHDTRRCIDLVRRELKRLREQRLSPAKLAAAKRQFIGQIEVSTDNSENVALALGKSFLRYGRFDSLAEIARRVEQITADDLLAVANDLLSEEQLSMLIYE; encoded by the coding sequence ATGGAAGAATATCAGATTTGTACGTTGCCCAACGGTCTGCGACTCATTCACCGGCCCACGCAGTCGGCCGTTTCGTATTGCGGGTTTACGGTCAATGCCGGTACCCGCGATGAGGACGAGGCTTACAACGGGCTGGCCCATTTTGTGGAACACACGCTGTTCAAGGGTACGACCCACCGGCGGGCGTCGCATATCCTCAACCGCATGGAGGTGGTGGGGGGCGAGCTGAATGCCTACACGGCCAAGGAGGAGACGGTGGTCTACACGATTTTCCCGGGCGTGCATCTGCCCCGGGCCATGGAGCTGCTGGGCGACCTGGTGGCCGACTCTCAATTTCCCGAGCGGGAGTTGGCCAAGGAGCGCGAGGTGGTGGCCGACGAAATCAATCTCTATCTCGATACCCCTACCGAGCTGATATACGACGAGTTCGAGTCGCTGCTCTTCGAGGGGTGCTCGCTGGGACGCAATATTCTGGGCTCGGTCGAGTCGCTCAACGGCATGACCTCGGCGGTGGCCCGCCGGTTCCTTACCGACTACTATACTCCCGGGAACATGGTCTTTTTCTTCATGGGGGCTACCCCTTTTGCCCGAGTGAAGGCGTTGGCCGAGCGCTATTTGGGCGGGCTCACCCGTCCCACGAAGGCGATGAATCGTCGGTTACCCTCGCCGGTGCCGGCATTCACGCGCACAATCGGCCGCGACACACACCAGTCGCATGTTATCATCGGGGCCCGGGCTTACGACCTGCACGACCCGCGTCGCCGCGCGTTGCTGTTGCTCAACAACTTGCTGGGTGGTCCCGGCATGAACAGTGTGCTGAATGTGAGCCTGCGGGAGAAACGCGGCTATGTCTATACGGTCGAGTCGTCGGTCACTTCCTATACCGACACGGGAGTGTTTACCATCTATTTCGGTACCGACCATCACGACACCCGCCGGTGTATCGACCTGGTGCGCCGCGAGTTGAAACGGTTGCGCGAACAGCGGCTCTCGCCGGCCAAACTGGCTGCCGCCAAGCGCCAGTTTATCGGGCAAATCGAGGTGTCGACCGACAACTCGGAGAATGTGGCTTTGGCCTTGGGCAAGAGCTTCCTGCGTTACGGCCGGTTCGATTCGTTGGCCGAGATAGCCCGTCGGGTCGAGCAGATTACGGCCGACGATTTGCTGGCTGTGGCCAACGACCTGTTGTCGGAGGAGCAGCTGTCGATGTTAATTTATGAGTAG